tttttctttgtttgaaccGAAAAAGGGTCTCATAAAATACAGAAATCCCATACCATAATGCTTATGACTCCACGTCTCAATCCTATTTGCGATAAACAAACATTATAATTATCCCCGCTCCTGTAgtttctactttaaaaaaaattgaaatcctTGATTGTTAAAAGTAGATTTAATGAAAGAGTTGCTGGACTAAACTACATGAGATTGCACTGGCATCCTTGTGTAAGTGGGAAAAGACGAACATCtagattttccatttttgtcaAATCGTAAAGCATGCTTTTCCAAAAACCTGTATTCAGTTTTGTAATGTTGAAAACCTCTAAGGGGTCAAAGCCACTCCTCTGCACTGAGCCATATTATATGGCAGGACTGTAGCTTTAAAAGGCTGGATCCTTCCTCTCATCGGACACACTTTAACAAACTCTCAACAGACTTCCGAAGAACATTACCAGCTGAAAGGAGTATATAGAAATGGAGGACCAGATGGAAAGCCAGAAGAGAAGACAAGAAAGCaaagatgttttaatctgtaagttaaaatgctttttttaattctgcttTTGAAACTATTGTCACCAGCAACAACTAGAATTAGCTTTAATAACCAAATACTTTAATTCTGACTTATATTTGAAATAATGGAGTTTAGCAAGGAAACAAACAGAAGGGGAGAAAATGTTTGGATTCATGGGAAGGTAGGAGCGCACCTGAGTGAATGGAAAGCAGGAAAAGAAGGGCACAGCAGAAGTGCATCGCCATAGAGACAGAAATCACATGTCACAGAGATAAACACATCTGAAAACATGTGACAATGTGTGCGGAGGACTAACCTCAGTTATCTACCTTCTGAATTTGtataaacaaaaaagtacaCGCATGTACCTGTCCACACTTGAACAAAGAGGTTGTTTTTTATTCCAACTCATTAAAGATCCTTAATCTGACTGAACTGTTCATAGACTCACTTCATGCAGGACATCACGGTGTAAAATCAGACTTTGAGGTTTTAGACCGCCTGACATTCTTCCCAATTGCAACACAACATGTGACACggcaatgaatacattttcttctctttttttaatgtgtaatGAGTTTCAGTGGGACTGTGAAAGTCCCTACATTtaagccacttcctgttttgttttttctatttaacaTACAAAAAACCATATGCGTTACATGTGAAATACAAAAGAACAACAATGGAAGAAGTGTCAAACTATCATCCTGTGAGTGCAATTATATAATCTGTTCCAGTATTTGCTGAAAAGCGTCATGATCTCGTGTTTTGTTAGATATAACATTCACAGAAAGCGATTAATGCTGGAAACTACGGCATGTTGACATACAGAGCCACTCCTATTGTGGTGAttacttttcattcattaaCCAAGCAGCTTCTCAGATCATGTTACATAGATAAACACTTGACTAGTTTTCCCATTTATGCAGTTGATTATTTGTATGCGAACTGCAATCACAGTGTTATAATTTTGTGGAAATGTTTTGacacctgcattttttttctttttttaattatttttaacaagTCTCTAGTTAATATTCTGTGATGTTGAAATCTGCCACTAAAGCTTTAGATACAGAGTGGCAAAAAACGTTGTTGTTCCTAAAAGAAAAGTctcaaatcaattttattttgttggtaAGGGAAGCTCTTCAGTCAAACCATTTGGTGACacgtttttcccctttttttagcTGAACGGACAGGGTCTTTGGGATGCCTTGGATGGTTTATAGTCATTCTCTCTGGATTTTTCACAGTTCTTCTTTTtcccatcacagtctggttctgtTTGAAGGTGAGTGAGCTAAAGTGCACAAACTGACACTCTCTAATGCAAAAATGAGCATGTGAGCTGAGGTTGAGCTGTTTGTGGTTTTCTAGATTGTTCAGGAGTATGAGCGAGCTGTCATCTTCAGGCTGGGCCGCATCATAGACAAGAAACCCAAAGGACCAGGTGTGACAGCTTTATCCACactatgaagagaaaaaaagaactatttattctctgttttatttacttattttttagtCACTCAGAGCcttccatgattttttttcatttattattggtcgcttttactttttttaggaATATTCTTTATCCTGCCATGCACTGACTCCCTGATTAGAGTGGATCTGAGAACTGTTTCATTTGACATTCCACCACAAGAGGTCAGTGGTACTCACCACGACACACgaataaagaataaaatctttatttgcaGCATTACAACCTTAATAAAATCTTGAAACATGAACTGGTTTCACTTTTCTTCAGATTCTAACCAAAGATTCAGTCACTGTTAGTGTGGATGGCGTGGTGTACTTCCGGGTCAGTGACCCCATCGCTTCCGTGGCCAATGTGACTAATGCCGACTTTTCCACCCGACTGCTGGCACAAACCACCCTCAGAAATGTCCTGGGCACCAAGAACCTCGCAGAGGTCCTGTCCGACCGGGAGGGCATTGCTCACAGCATGcaggtgaaaataaaaactacaatatctatatatatatatagtgttcttttctattaaagGTCAAAACATTTTCATAGCTTAGTTTGGTGGGCATGTGCCACACTCTTAAACCACAGAaataaagcttctttttttaaaacctttttcagtCCAATCTGGATGAAGCCACAGACAACTGGGGAATTAAGGTGGAGCGCGTGGAgatcaaagatgtgaaacttcCACATCAGCTCCAGAGAGCCATGGCTGCAGAAGCAGAGGCAGCACGAGAGGCCAGAGCAAAGGTCTGTTTAATGCAACACACAAATGTGCTAACATATTCACAATCACTACAAACAGCTATTTTCACTGACTTCATGGCCTCTTCTCTCCTCACAGGTGATTGCAGCAGAAGGTGAGATGAACGCATCCCGCGCCCTAAAGGAGGCGTCGCTCGTCATTGCAGAGTCTCCATCAGCTCTGCAGCTTCGTTACTTGCAGACTCTCAGCACCATTGCAGCAGAGAAGAACTCCACCATTATCTTCCCATTACCCATGGATGTCATATCTCACTTTATGCGAAAGTGAACTTGCCTCACCAAAGTGAAGTGGACTTTATAAGATAGGATTTTAgtgcattttatgttttacatgaTTCATCTATAATTCATTGtatattatatttaatctgtcCTTTCCCAATGTCTTGGTTAAAATCACTGGTTAAATTCTCCCTTAgtagattttgttttaatgtaaatgtttagATAAGTGGCAAATAAAGCAATGCATGGAACTGTAATAGAATAAAACATTGTAGTGGTTCCAAATTTGTCTGTGAGGTCCTTTGACATCAGTGACAGCATTAAGAAATATTGACGAAGCAGAATGTCCCCAGTCTCATGCCCTTACTGAAGATGTTTAACTGTTGCACAGGTCTTAATCAAGTCTAAGAAGAGCGGTTCAGCTTACTTTCTAAGATTTCTGACAAAGAATTGCTTGACATACATAATTCTTTGTAATCGGCGCAAAGTTAGAGAGGTATCAAGCATGCCCTTTGGTGTTCACAGCAAACGGTGGGAAGGGGCGATGAGTTTCAATGTTGAGTTAATGTACAGAGGCGATCACAAGTCCTGTGGCGGTATTTGAGTGTTGCGTTTCAAGTGGTGTGACAGCATGGCGCTGTGAAAATTATGCCTGTTTTCTGGCACAGCCTGCATTTCTTGCTGCTCATTACCAGGATCAGGTGTACTCAGTCAATCAGAATATGGAAACACTTCTCTGATCAGCAGTAAAAGGAAGGATAGGGAGGTTTTGGTAAACAGGCTGGGTGGTGGGTATACAGGACCAAGATATTCCTACATAAGTTTAAACTTATAAAGATAAGCACTCCAACTTTTGCAAAATAGTTTCAAATCTACTTCTAAGAGAGAAAAGgattaaaacacaaatcacCACTGACTTGCATATAAACAATGCAATAATCAAGCACGGTTCTACAttgatttatgtgttttttgcacttttcttttcacacttctgttgttttaatttGGTTTATTTGTGATGCATCTGAGAAATTTCACAGAATGacaacaacttttctcactttttccacatatattcataTATGACCAATTtatcatctgtgcaatatgcacaaatgtACGTTAAGgttgtgtgacacagccttaagAAACAGTTGTTTATGGGGTGAGTAGTAGCTTTTAGTACATAGGTTGCAACAGTTTATAGTTTAACAAATCTAATAAAGAGCTTACTCCACCACTGACTCTTGATTAGGGTTGAAAAGGTTAATAGATTTAATAACTAATTCTAAAATGTTGCATATATGTAAGACTGattgaatgtttatttcttttgtaagtgaccatggtataagcgggttaatggcagacgaagtgggcattatcagaaattaacgcatgCCGTAGAAGcctaataatgcacacttcgaaggccatttaCCCGCTtgtaccatggtcacttacaaaagataTAAAcgttcaatcagtttttagtacattattcttgtcatgttttcagtttggatagcattttttgcaaaaagctgaccatttgttacgtggtgcggtaCGTTGTCGTGGTCACATGAATGCAGCAGCAAAAGAAAGCGATATCTATGCTGGTTTTCacaatgggttaaataaagcatctgtTCAgtgagaaagttcacctcttaccgcttgtttttgaccagatgatgaagcaaaagattgttttaaagaagccaatGTAGTGATATGAACATTTAAGCTGTGACCGGATCCTCTTTTTCAGGCGTGTATTATCACtatggattatcactttttaatgcacacccagcagccaatcagaatcgagaattcacctggaccatggtataatgaaACTTATAACAATAATCAAGTCTCAACCACAAAAATAAGATCTTCTGAAGCCTACAAAACTTTGACTACAAATTTTTATGGTAATATTCCATTgtctgaaagaaaacatttacactTAATAAACCAAATACGTTGGGGACAAGGAAGGAAGTGGGTGGTGCCTGACAATATTctgagaaatgtgtgaatgcgAATCTGGGGGTGCAATACTATCAGGTGTGGGCTCAAGTAGCAAGTGGCTTCTAATCAGAAAGGTATGTTCTGCTAGGTCCAAAAAAGCTACATATTTTTATCAGAGATAGATGGATTTAAAGAATGTATGCACTGGATGCCTAATGATGGAccctttatttaattaaaacaaacaaaaaaaaactgcttggCTACATCTCATCACTAGTCCCCATTAGAGacattcaaaactttaaaaattccATTTATCTTCTGTTAATTTCCAGTTTCATACAATCATAATAAGTATAAACTGGAGGATAACCACAGTGCAGGACTGCTCTGGGGGGGATAAGACATGTAAAAACTTCATAGATAAAAGATAAACATCACACTGCaagtaaacacacaacagttTCTACAACTACATCTAAAACTCATTCCTCTTCTAAAACCTGCTACTGTCCCTTGAAGGGTCaatggggctgccggagcctatcccggccactagTGGGCGAAGAAAAGGGACATTcaggacaggtcaccagtctgtcaaactccacacagaaaggtcccacattggtgttctgtttcaggtcagGGGGCCTTTtagctgtgaggcaagagcgctaaccactgcgccacaaTGCAGCAGCCACACACATCtataactttattataaaaatgacTAAACTTGATTTGGGGTGAGGTTGGTGGTCAAATGACTTgtgcaaaataatgttttaaaaatcggCTTTTGAAATTGCCAGGTGGTTTTCGAAGACCtcactgttttttaaactaattttataGAAACTTAATAAACTGAATGAACATCAAACTTTATTATGAAGTTTTAAAGACttccacagaagaagaaaaatctaattaatgAAATGCTCCTCACGTATTACTattctgtgacttttttttaaattattccttttttggtgtttttgggtATTTACTGGTTTATTCTGCATCTTTGATGCCCTAGGTGTCACTTCCTAAACAAAATTCCTCAGGCCAAATGATCCAAATTGAGTTTGATAGGACAActtaatatttttgaaaacaccTGCACGTGCCTTTAAATATATAAAGTTTATTATCCAGTTATCTTAGCAGGTGGTTTTACAGCTATCCTGTGTGGAAAGGTTTATCACAGCCGTCCCACTTATCCCACTTATCGCCTAATGCAGCACATGATCAGTCATGTGTTCTTTTGCCAAGAGATTCCACTGGAAATGTTTCCATGTACTGAAAGCAGGTTTTCAGTAGTAGGTTGATTACTTTATTGTCATCACTGCAGATTAGTAATCAATTTTCGTcacaatttttccatttttacaaatggaacatttttgtttcacaaatcttAAGAAATAAATAATGCTCTGGTGTCCTGTTCTTGTCCTCTttctcgtctcgcgcccccagccatCCCCCCACctatctggatgaagcccatctactggactatttaaacatgtatttgtaGAGTTGATAAACTAATTCTTCTGGTACATCGCCCTGAACATCTGtcctggggaggatccctccgtcatgtggacatccctgaggtttcttcttctttctttttttctggaatccatttttttaggagtttttcctgaccgcaaaggagggtctaagggcagggatgtccagtttagtttagtctgtttagttaagtttagccaatacctattgaattctatgactgtgtttcatgtttattatgcAATTACctgtatgaagcccattgagacggctattgttgtaatattgggctatataaataaaataaaattgaattgaattgaattgtcccaataaattaaaaaaattaaagctgaGGAATCACTtgttagtttttattatttacttttgCAATAAAATAGGCTGATAATAGTTTCTCTGTACTGTAGGTTCCAAAGTTTTATACATTTAGAGTGCTAAAAGTGTTTGCAAgagtatttaaaagaaaaaatcttctCTTTAGCAAACAAGTTTAATGTGCTGAGACCACATACAGGACACGAAGGTTGAATGTAATTTatactataaataaaaatatataaatatatattatatattaggAAATGGTTGACTGGAAAAGTAGATTTAACTTAAAAGTAGGTGGACTAAACAGCATTAGATTTCACTGGTGTCCCTATGGAAGTGGAAACAAGTTTTGCTTCCAATACACAATCATCTGTATTTTTCCCTTTGTCAAATAATGAAGCATATTTTTTccaagacacatttttttcatacaagTATTAGTTTCCATACAAGTTTTACAACCTCAATGGTTGCTTATTTGCACTTACTTAGTTGAAAATTAACTAAGGGGTCAAAGCCCCACCTAAGATTTGAGTCATATTATATGGCATGTCTGCAGCTTTAAAAGGCTGGATCCTTCCTCTCATCAGGCACACTTTAATAAACTCAACCAGGAATAATACCAGCTCAAAGAAGCAAATGGAAATGGAGAACCACATGGGAAGCCAAAGGAGAAGACAAGAAAACGAAGAGGCTTTAATTTGTAAGTTAAAACTCATTGGAGTTTCACCGTAACAAAAAAACGCTACTATCTTTGACATCCAGGTGACATAAAAATcaggtttgatttgattttaggtAAATTTACCTGCAATTACAAGAATAGCAGGAATTAAAACAagtgtagaaaaacaaaagcttatAAAATCTTGACTAAATCATCAGGTCAACAAttcaaaattttatttaatcagAACAACAAAATGACTATAATTCATAGATAGATAAGaatgcaccttttttttatgGAATGCATGTAAGAAAGGTTCATAGGGCACATCCTTAGTGCGTCGTCATAGTGACAGAAATCATGTTCCAGAGAGAAACAGTTCTGAGAGCATAGAACAATTAAATGCTATAAGTGAGCTTACCTTCACTTTTATAATAGCTCCATGTAAAACCAAAATTGATGTGTTTCATTAGTACTTTTTCCACACACAAATACTGAATTAAATCATTTGACAACTGCACCTATGTACATTTAAGAAACATCAAAGGTTATGAACCAAACAACAAGTCCAGAATCTTCTGGACATACTGAAGCATGGAAGATAAACAGAACTTAGTCTGTTTACTCTCAATAAATCTCTTAAATCTTAATAAAAGCcactttgtaaagaaaaagagccGGTTGTCACAGTGCAACCTGAGACTTTACCTGTCCAAGGACCTAGAGCTGTGAACATTCTTACATCTAAGCCATGGAAAgccactttttgttttgtctttgtggtttttttattctgctggTTAACTTACAAAAATccatttgtgcataaatttttttgtttgtttaattacatgaaatacaaaatagccataaaagaaaaataaatatcacaGGAAATCATACAGAAGCTTTACTTTAGACTGTCATCCTGTTACTGCAAATATTATGATTCATTCTTTAACATCTTGACATACGGAACATCTCCAAATTTCATGACTTTTTATCATCAACCAAGCAGATTATCAGATCATGTTGAATAAATATGTATTGTGGCAGATTAATTTTGTGCAAACTCCAAACACCTTAACATGACTTCACTTCACATGTTTTCCTCCTGTTTATAGCTGAACGGACAGGGTCATTGGGATGCATTGGATGGTTAATAGTCATACTTTCTGGATTGTTcgtatttcttttgtttcccgTCACAATCTGGTTCTGTTTCAAGGTGAGTGGGTGCACAAACCCCAGGGTCTACAGCAAAACTAAGAATGTGAGCTGATGTTGAGCTGTTTGTGGTCTTCCAGACTGTTCAGGAGTATGAGCGAGCTGTCATCTTCAGGCTGGGCCGCATCACAGACAGGAAACCCAAAGGACCAGGTGTGACAGCTTTATCCACactttgaagagaaaaaaaagaactatttaTTCTCTGTTTTCAATTACTAATATTATTTCATGATTATTTTGTTATTCATAACCTAATTGttatttactttactttaattttttttaggaatattCTTTATCCTGCCATGCACTGACTCCCTGGTTAAAGTGGATCTGAGAACTGTTTCATTTGACATTCCACCACAAGAGGTCAGTGGTACTCACCACGACAcacggataaaaaaaaagaagtctttaTTGGCAGCATTACAACCTTAATAAAATCTTGAAACATGAACTGAGTTTCACTTTTCTTCAGATTCTAACCAAAGATTCAGTCACTGTTAGTGTGGATGGCGTGGTGTACTTCCGGGTCAGTGACCCCATCGCTTCCGTGGCCAATGTGACTAATGCCGACTTTTCCACCCGACTGCTGGCACAAACCACCCTCAGAAATGTCCTGGGCACCAAGAACCTCGCAGAGGTCCTGTCCGACCGGGAGGGCATTGCTCACAGCATGCAGGTGAAAAGAAATGTACAAAATCTGCCCAGGTTTGTCACATGTGCTACAGTTTGGGATAAAAattcttttaaacctttttcagTCCAATCTGGATGAAGCCACAGACAACTGGGGAATTAAGGTGGAGCGCGTGGAgatcaaagatgtgaaacttcCATTTCAACTGCAGAGAGCCATGGCTGCAGAAGCAGAGGCAGCACGAGAGGCCAGAGCAAAGGTCTGTTTAATGCAACACACAAATGTGCTAACATATTCACAATCACTACAAACAGCTATTTTCACTGACTTCATGGCCTCTTCTCTCCTCACAGGTGATTGCAGCAGAAGGTGAGATGAACGCATCCCGCGCCCTAAAGGAGGCGTCGCTCGTCATTGCAGAGTCTCCATCAGCTCTGCAGCTTCGTTACTTGCAGACTCTCAACACCATTGCAGCAGAGAAGAACTCCACCATTATCTTCCCATTACCCATGGATGTCATATCTCACTTTATGCGAAAGTGAACTTGCCTCACCAAAGTGAAGTGGACTTTATAAGATATAATAATtgtatgttttatgttttacatgaaaaataCTTCAGCTGTATTGGAGCGGGTGGCACTTTTGTTGCTAACACAAATCTATAATTCACTGtatattatatttaatctgCCCTGTCCTATAATTCTGGTTAAATCTTTTGAATATATTCTTATTAGATTTtgtaaataattataaaatgttATGAAATGTCACAACAtctgcaacacttttgttactTCTTTAAAGTTGAATCCAATATCTCTctgaaataaattcaatttttttcatcactttaattgtttttgtttcatatgtcaacagaaaaaacaaaagaagctgctgaaaactttaaaaatacaggATACATGTTTTTACCTTCATGTGAATGCTGAAATAAGTGGAAAATGCACGAAAGTATTGAACCATAATAGAATAAAACATTGTTGTGTTTAAACGTCTGGCTATACAGTACTTTGATATAAGCGACAGCATGAAGATACATTGGTGAAGTATATTGTCCCCAGTCTCATGGCATTTACTGAAGATGTTCAAAAGTTGCACACATATCTCAATCAAGTCCAAAAAGAGCGGTTCAGCGTAATTTCTGAAAACTTTTCACAAAAGCTTGGACAGAACAGTCAAAGACTTGCTTGACACAGATAATGCTCTTTAATcgtcacagaaaagaaaagatatcAAGCATACTTTAGTGAGCATTTGaaagaaatacagaaaagaGCCCATTCTGAGTCACATTAATATATGGACAAGGCTCATTCTGAGGTGGAAAAAAGCTCTGCCGACATTTCACTGGAATTACCATCCTGTTCCCGTCCTCCTGATGATAAACATGTTGTGTTCGCTGAAACTTCAAGTTGAGCAAAGATAAGCTTCTAGAGGTCTCCAAGAGAACACCTGCTTGTTTTGTTAGATCAGATGACATGGCACATTTAGAAAGTTCTGATTGTCTTCATAACTTTGCGACAATGTGGGGTGAGG
The DNA window shown above is from Oryzias latipes chromosome 14, ASM223467v1 and carries:
- the LOC101173000 gene encoding erythrocyte band 7 integral membrane protein-like, translated to MEDQMESQKRRQESKDVLISERTGSLGCLGWFIVILSGFFTVLLFPITVWFCLKIVQEYERAVIFRLGRIIDKKPKGPGIFFILPCTDSLIRVDLRTVSFDIPPQEILTKDSVTVSVDGVVYFRVSDPIASVANVTNADFSTRLLAQTTLRNVLGTKNLAEVLSDREGIAHSMQSNLDEATDNWGIKVERVEIKDVKLPHQLQRAMAAEAEAAREARAKVIAAEGEMNASRALKEASLVIAESPSALQLRYLQTLSTIAAEKNSTIIFPLPMDVISHFMRK
- the LOC105355599 gene encoding erythrocyte band 7 integral membrane protein-like, translating into MSAALKGWILPLIRHTLINSTRNNTSSKKQMEMENHMGSQRRRQENEEALISERTGSLGCIGWLIVILSGLFVFLLFPVTIWFCFKTVQEYERAVIFRLGRITDRKPKGPGIFFILPCTDSLVKVDLRTVSFDIPPQEILTKDSVTVSVDGVVYFRVSDPIASVANVTNADFSTRLLAQTTLRNVLGTKNLAEVLSDREGIAHSMQSNLDEATDNWGIKVERVEIKDVKLPFQLQRAMAAEAEAAREARAKVIAAEGEMNASRALKEASLVIAESPSALQLRYLQTLNTIAAEKNSTIIFPLPMDVISHFMRK